Genomic segment of Populus trichocarpa isolate Nisqually-1 chromosome 12, P.trichocarpa_v4.1, whole genome shotgun sequence:
CCACGCCCttgaactcctttttttttctttctttttttttgttcagggGATGAATAATATGTcatctatctttttatttgaaaaataataaagtagaTGATGCGTTGTTTGCTTATCCAGATTCCAACCATTAGAGAGgtagtaaaaaaaatctgacATGGTTTCTATGGACCCAAAAAATAAGGATGATAATGCGTACCTATGGTTTAGGTTTCTCTATATCCATATCATATCTATTATTCATcaggtaaaaaaattatatattcatacATTATCCATCGAGTTTTGAGTATTTATATAGCTTTCAATTATccaacttttatttattattcaataaataaaataaaaaaagtgtgtgtgtgttgtgttAGGTTTGGGTCGGGTTTCGAATGAGAATTGACATACTTATTGGATAAgttaaatatcaagaaaaatcatctataaattggtttataaacataaaattaaatcaaaaaaatcttcttcaaCCTCAATCTGCCTTTTTCGGCAAGATAAAGgctaaaaaatatctcaatggAACTCTTCACATCAAATAGAACTTGTTGATACCaagatcaacttttttttattgtcagaATATGATCAACTAAGAACTTTCTCTTTCCTTCGTTATTTTCCAGCAACTTTCTCTATATTCTCAACCTAAGAACtgagaaataaacaaaataaagtttcagactaaaactaaaattcaaaaaaaaaaaaaggactataaaagaatcaaaagaaaaatggtgGACTAAAAAGTACTTTTCCACGTGAATTCAAGATTGGCCACatagttttcttttgtttttcagtttggtttcctttcttttaattatgtCTCTTTacttaaaattgaaattatatctCATTAAATTAGTCTctaatcaagtttttaattgtGATAAAAACCTTGGAATTTGTAGAACACTCAATGATGAAAGATAACTAACTCATAAATCATCCTAAACAACTCATAaaaggatataattgaaaaaacaattgatgactaaaatgaaaaaaaaagaactattgTAATTCATGTGAAATGTGAGGGGAAACACAATTAAACACTCTATGGTGAAACTAGaaactcttttaattttctttgtaatttgtaattgtGATGTAATATGgttatgatatttaatttaaatcaaaattttattatatcgTTGCTATTGTTAAAACTGAATTATGTCatcatgttcttttttattatcaataggATTTCTTTTCATTGTTCAACTAAAgatataatcataattaaaccAAGTTTATGACATTAATCTATGAGAGTAGAATCTATAAAATATCAAGTTTTCAATTAACCAATAATGGTGCAATATATAGTctattataaacaacaaaagaatATTATTGTTCACAATTCCTTAACCTCATTCTAAGATTCATTGCAAAATATCATCTATTTGAGTATTTATCATCTCCATAAAATATTCATTATGATTTTCTATTTGATATGTTTTCTAATACTATTATTGGCATTCTGGTTAAATGTgattaaacttgtttttaaatttatgataactttaaaagttctttaatttttattgcttgaaaCATGCTTTTCATCTTAAATTGTGGGTAAAGGTTTGAGAAAagctataaattatagttttttttttaatttatttttttaaaatcacaaccataaaaactacCATAATACTAAACACACTAAACTTAGTTGctagtttcatatttttttttgtaaatgaatattgtcaaattaaaaaattaaaaaatattttgataataaattttatcaattaaagaaAAGGGAACAACATATgatttccaattgaaaaaaatgtgCAATGCATAAAATAGGTAGCAGTAGATGTGGTTCCACACTACACCATAAGGCTCATTTTTTTTcgtaaaaaataatgttcaagTGCCACAAGTacattttaaagaaagaaaataaaattatgactTGGTTTGTGGACCCAACtagatcaaataaattaattttattttaattagatgaaatgaattagaaaaaatagcaaacaaaccaaaactttcttgaaaaaaatgatcaagATAATTTGggaaaaaaaccacaaagtttttttttataaagaaaaaaaccaatgttgaacaatgaaatcgaaaaaaaaataagtataaaaaagaaTGTCAATCCGTGCTAATagttcaaactcatgacctgaaTCATTAGATTGAAATCATTATATATGGAAAACCTTTAAGCCCAATCCCCAATcgattaaatattaaaagataaaatcgaaaaaaaaataattatacaaaaagatacaaaataaaaaataacaattaaaagaacaatggtaaaaattgaaataaaaataaatagaggacaaaattgaaaagaaaattcactttaataaaaaaaactagggatcaaattagaaaaaaataatataccatgAATTTGGATTGAaggataatattaaaaacaaataaaaattatacgaaaagttcaagaaacaaaattagaaataaaaaaaataatgaaaaaattgaaaaaaaataaaatatcacaaattGATATTgaacttttacaaaaaattgagaacaaaaattaaaaatcaaagttaaaatattaataactaaACGGACaactttgaaattataaaagcCCAACATTTTTTTTGAGGGAATGAGATATAAAAGAGGGGAAAAAGGAAAGCTCCACCAATGATAATTCATCCCACCAACGCTACCCCACCCCGCCCCAGTAGGAAGAAGATGTCATGACAATTTCAACAACATAGTGGAATAATGTTTTTAACCGCTAGCAAACAATGCATGTGTCATTAGAAAACCGTAAACATTTCTCACACACTGGCAcatcaacaacttttttaattgtattaatattttatgtttattaaatgattaaattatccTTGgccaactaaaaataacaaaaaaaacttggtgaAAAGACAAAAAGCTCCTAAATGcaataattaaaagttttgattttaaatgcaTTTCATTTTAGTGTGTATACAAGTGAAAAGACTAAGAAGCTCTtgtatgatataattaaaatttttatttttaaaaaaattaacaatttaattgtgcatctaaagtgaaaaaaaaatatatttaacccctttatcattttaataacaTCTAATTAACcaagaccattttttttttcttaagaaagaaATGGTAATTATAATGGAGTGATAAATAGTAAGCTGAGTCtatatgtatattaaatttACTTTCCGTTTTAGCCTTTTTATTATtccaacaaaatattaaaaataaattatcgattatattatatatctagTTTTGtgcaatataaagaaaaaaaatagacaaccaaaaaaacatatGCAACGCCACAGACTTTTGGCTAattctattaatttaatttaatttgttttttaaataaaggtacattttaaatacaaaataaaaagcaaaggaCGTAGGGAAAGTCCCCATGAAACATGAAAGTCCGACTCGCTCTACTGTTCcctccttcctcttcttccctaacaaatataaaagaaaaaaaaaaaacctaaccaaacttcttttcttttgagaatTTTACAATGCTAAAATCCCCACCTTTTCTTTCTATCAATTGCACTGCTATTGCATCCCCTGAGAAACCCACTTCAACAACCTCTTacctttttgttcttctttcgtTTCATTAGTTTATATGAAATCATCAAATTCCAACCTTCTTATTTCATTTCTAAACTCAATTTTGTTCACTACCCATTTCGATTTTGATCCTCTTCTTCCTgtattattcatcaattttgcattttgttgTACAAATTGAGAGAATTTTAGCACTCCTCTCTTTTGTAAATTCTGGGGTTTTCTTATGATGAATCTGAAAAGTGTTTGTTTGTTGTAGattactttcttttttggtttcaatttggttaaaattggtAATGGAGAACACTGGAGAAGCAGTGGATGATCAGGGATCAGGATGGTTTCAAGTGAAAAAGGTGTTGTTTTTGTCATTCGTTAAGCATTCCCATTGTTTAGTTGATAAGgaagctaaaaaagaaaaaagaaaaaagaatattatgttTTATGGATGCCTCTTTTCTATTAAGCTTCAGCTGGTTGGATATTTCAGCATAGATTTCTATCCACGCCATTGATCATGTATTTAGCTTTGCTAAGTGAGATTCATACATGTATTATTAGTTTCTTTGATCATAAACAAAATCTGAAGCTTGAATAATAGAAACATATAGAATATGCCatctgctatatatatatatataatgtgctTACTTGTGATCATCTCTTCAATTTGGTCAATGTGATAAGTTATGTGTTTCAAGGAATCTGTATACTCTATCAAGTGCTTGGGTTTATCAGACCTCAAATTGATCTCTTTTACTTTAGGGGTTCTCATTCCAGAGCGGCTGCATTTATGCTCTTGTTGAGTTTGTGAGCCTTGGGTATTTTATGTTTGTGCATTGAACCAGTACATAGCTCCCATCtttattcctttttcttccaaGTTGtcacatctttcttttttttcatcggGAACTGTTGTTTGAGATTGTTCCTTCTTTAACAAAGTTAATtaggttaggtttttttataatgtttctaAATGGTTCACTTTCCTTAGGTGATAACATGATGTAGCCTTCTTGATGACTTTTCTAAGCAGCAGGCAGTTTGTTTATTTGCCCTTGACGTGCTCTAAGGTTTTGGTTTTCTGTACTTTTTCTCCAGAAGCATAGAAGCAGCTCAAAGTTTTCATTGCATAGCTCGGCTGCAGGATTTTCTGAAAAGAATGGTTCCAGTTGTCATATTACCCAACCATCATCGAGTGAAAAAAACAGGAATTTGTGTGGGAAGCATGTATCCCATCATTCAAAGGGAGGGCCAAATCATTCCATAAATGGTTGTGGCAACTCTGCGAACTCTTCTTCCGTGTCAAACCAAGATGAAAACAGGGTGTTCCTGCCCCATAAATTATTGGTTACACAACATGGGGAAGATAGTGGATGTTCCAAGTTGTCGCCAGTGTTGATTACCAATTCTAATGCCAAAGTTGGTGACACCCAGAAAATGTTATTGAAGGACAAGCCTGATGTTCCAAAGATCAAGTGGGGAGATCTAGAGGATGATTTATTGATTCTGCATGGTGAAAATAATTCTCAAGTGGTTAAAAAGTTTGTTGGTGAAGGAAATAATAATTTGGTGGATAGGATGCCAGAGAATAACTGTCATTTTGTTTcacatgtttcttcttctagcAACCTTCAAGAAAACAGATTGGTGGCCTCATCAGTAAATGTAGATATTTCTCCTGATCAAACGTTTCCATTCACTAATAAAGAAGATTTACATGGAAAAAACAGTAAAGATGTTAGTGAAACTTCATCTCAAGACGTAGAGGTACCAAGTACAGATGGCAGAatggttgttccaaattatccacaaaattgcaaggaaaaaatcactgaaaattctaaaacaacagatgatgatttttcttgttctacCCATCCATCTGGTGGAGACAGTGTGCGAGAGATGAAACTTAATGTTCCTGCTGGTGTGTCTGAGTTGCACGAGCTAAAGATTTCTGAATTAACAGTTATGAGTACGAATTCAACAATTATTCCATTGGACAGTGAGTTGCTTCTTACTGGAAGCGCTGCACCTGAAATTTCTGAATTACCAGTGGGAAATGGGAATTCAGGCACAGTGATGATTCCCCAGGACAGTGAGTTGCTTCCACCTGAAAAGACTAATCTTGAAATTTCTACTGAACCTGTTACAAATAGCCACTCAACCACTGCAGTTATCGCCAAGGATAATGAGTCACTTGCATCTGAGAAGTATGTACCTGAAATATCAGGAGAAGTTGCTGTTACTGCATCTGTTGATGACCCTCAGGGACCACCTGATGTGGCACTGCACAATGAGTTATTTAAAGTCCACAGAACTGGCTTCCTTGGAGAATGTGACACGGGTGAAAGCAAAGAAAGATTTAGGGAACGACTTTGGTGCTTTCTGTTTGAGAATCTCAACTGGGCTGTGGATGAACTCTATCTTCTTTGCGAGCTAGAATGTGATGTTGGACAGATGAAAGAGGCCATTCTTGTTCTTGAAGAAGCTGCATCCGATTTTAAAGAACTGACTAGACGAGTACAGGAGTTTGAGAATGTGAAAAGGTCTTCTCCTCAATCGATTGATGTAAAATGCTTGAAGTCTGAGCATCACAGGCCACATGCTATGTCATGGGAGGTAAATGCTTTCCTATTTGTCTTATGGAAATGCCATATTGATTGACGTAAAATTACTGTCACCAAACCATCAAAATTAATGTTAATCATTtacctgaaaagaaaaaaaattgtttgatccaaaaagataaatagtatataaaccaaaataaatgattcaaaatagaactgattttctaatttcatttcattGTAATTCAAAGTTTCTTCCAAGGAAGTTATCAAGTTACAAACTCAGTTCTTATTATCagtattttgttgatttaattggagtattagtttttctttcctGAGATGAAAGTTTCTAGAAATTCTTTGATGCAGGACAACTTGGTGAAGCAGAACAGCTTAAAGGGCTGTTTTGGATCTGACTTTTAGAGGCTGTTTATGGCTGTAGACATTGATGTGAACAGTAATTTTAGGAGATTTTAGGCTGAATCTTTTCTGGGTAATTGTTGTAGGGTTGATTAGGTATGTGTTAGAGGTTGTTTAGGGATTATTGATGAGTGTCTTATGGTAGATTGATAGGGTTCGTATACCgaaaattgtataaattattataGTCACACTAATAAGGTTTCTAGGAGTCACACCTAGAGGATAAGGAAACCTAAGCTTCACCCCTAGGGTTCTTAGAAGTCACACGTAAGGGAGATTACATCACACAATCAAAAGCAAATTGCTggaattttattcataaattgcaatgaaaatattgaaagactACATGCTTATTTGTAGAGCTTTAGCAGTCCAAACCCAACAAGGACTTAGATACCCTCAACTTCTGACCTAACTATTcctatttagaataaaaaacctaaaataaaatactaattgaaaatataacctAGACCTTGACTAATTTCCCTACAAAAGACATGAAGAAAACATATTGAGTTTCTTCCCtatgatgattttgttttttttttttttaaaaaagaatcgaGTATGAAAACATGAAGTTCCATAACACATGCATATAAATACGGTTATGCTTTGATGTGTATTATATTTGGAATATTGTTTTCGTTTCATGAGTGTTTTGGGGTTTTAATAATACCCTGTTTCAATTGAGAAGAAgtttattatggattttatttgTGTATTTGTCTGCATATGCACCCAAATGTAGATTCCCTACGTGCATCGGtcagaaaatttattttctaggtACCATCAGGGTCCTTTTGCTTGCATGCCTTTTAACTTGGATTTTTGGAAGACAAGAAAAATGGAATACAACTTTTAAAACCGAAACATGATGTCTTTGTTGTTTGTTTCCTTGGAGAAGGGagtaaaataacaaattgaaattAGCTAGTGATATAGGTTGAATGTTggcttttgtttttacattattgGACATAACAATTAACAGAAAATTATTTGGTTTCTACTTGCAATCATTCACCTTGAGAAGGATAATGGACAATCAATGAAACGATGCAACTCCTTATTGcccattatttcttttctaaattgGTGTTTGAAATTTACTCTGTATGGTGTCCAGGCTAGCTTGTTTTGTTTATGAGCCACCAAATGACATTTCTTCAAGTGAAGCAAAATTCTTGATTGTTGAATACATGACTGTGGCATGTGCATTGGCCATCTTGTTGCAATAAAACCTTCACTTTAATCTGATTTTGTGCGGGGATGGTCTATAACAGATGGGAATTCCTTTTATATCATCTAATCACTTATATTTAGGAATTTGTGTGCCCATGAACCTTGTTTGTGCTTTTTGGGTACTTTCAAGTAGGTGATTCGATGTGATAGTGATTATTATGTATCTGCTTGTATGTAGATGATAATTGTTCATTATCCTAAAATCATCCTATTTTTGTATCAgaactttttcttttctttatggttTTGGCATGATTACAGAATGCATTGTGATATCGTGTGCACATCCTCTGACCAACTTGTTACAAACCATCTTCAGCTTAATTAGACTTTGTGTAGGGATATTTgcataaattacaataattccCAGAGCTATTGTGAAATTACAGGCCCAAAAGCTTGGCAATTTTTCTGAAAGCATTAAGAACTATCACACAATTTCCCTCTATGTTCGAACTTATCGTTTAAACATTAGCTATTTTGGTTACTTTAATACTATAATTTCAATATTAGTTAATAATTTTGACTGTGTATTTtccagtgattttttttaattaaataatttatctatattcaatgtatttaaagaaaaatccatTAATTTCCCATCCTTATATATCGACCtaatgaattatttaatttcttaaactcATTTGAAAGCAATCACTAGAACAatggatttttttgggttttccccttaaaaactaaaatttggtGAAGTAACATTGAAATAATATCaatgtatttaaaataactGGTGTATGGACAAAAACTGAATTCTAACTTAGTAAGGGCATTTTTGCTGTAAATTTGGCATTTTGGTTATAAAGGGTTTTTCTGTAAAATTATTGATCTTTTAGTTAGTGTTTGTAATTTCATGATATCTCAGGGGGTTATCATATCTGTAATTTCACAATATCTCAGGAGGGTATTGTAATTTACTCTttataataaattgaaattcttttgaTCATCTGGTTACTTATGTTTGGGAATTGTGCATCcatttactcttttttatttttgttttggggtgCTTGGAAGTGGTTGATTCAAGggatattttatttctaacacGGAACTTTTGAAGTGAATGATtatgttttcttcttaaattattattattattattattattattattattgaaaatggttagtaatttcattctcattgcagGTTCGCAGAATGACAACTTCATCTCAGAGAGCTGAGATACTATCTTCATCTTTGGAGGcttttaagaaaattcaacaagaAAGAGCTAACATGCTTGCAGCtaataatgcaaaaattatgGGGCTTGAATACTCCAATAGCCATGATGTATCTGTTGATCATCTCAATAAGTCTGCTGGGAAAAGTGATGTAATGCTCAGTGCCAAAGATTCAGTGATGAAGTCAAGGAAACAGAGTGGAGGTTCATATTCCACTCAAGGAAACCTGAATAATAAGAAGCAGAACATTGACTTAGGCAGGTTCAATAAAGTAAACTTTGTAAAAAATGTTAATGACGCTCCACGCAATGTATCTTCTTCCAGTGCCAATTCATCTATGCTACTTTTCAGGGATAACTCTGCCTCTGGTTTTGTGAAGGGCATACAAGAAACTGAAGCAGACATGCTGCTTCATAAGAAAGATAAAACATTTTCAGAAACTGCCATTGAGAAAAACCTTAAATCTGCAGAAAATACCACCAAGAAGCAGATTCCTCTTTCTGAGAAAGACAAGGAAAGGAGAAATTCAAGTTCAAGGAAATCAATGGATGCATGGAAAGAGAGGAGGAATTGGGAGGACATTCTCTCATCTCCTTTCTGTGTCTCTTCTCGCTTATCAAATTCACCAGGCATTAGCAGAAAAAGTGCTGAGCGCGCACGCATTTTGCATGCTAAACTAATGTCTCctgataagaagaagaaaactgcTTTTGATCTGAAAAGGGAAGCAGAAGAAAAACATGCACGGGCTATGAGGATCAGAAGTGAGCTGGAGAATGAAAGGGTTCAAAAGCTTCAGCGCACCTCAGAAAAACTAAATCGTGTAAATGAATGGCAGGCTGTACGCACTATGAAGTTACGAGAAGGAATGTATGCTCGCCACCAGCGTAGTGAATCTCGACATGAAGCTTTTCTAGCTCAAGTTGTGAGGAGAGCTGGTGATGAAAGCAGTAAGGTTAATGAGGTTCGTTTCATTACTTCCTTgaatgaagaaaacaagaagCTTATGCTGCGTCAGAAACTTCACGATTCAGAGTTGAGGAGAGCTGAAAAGCTTCAAGtgataaaaactaaacaaaaagagGATATGGCTAGAGAGGAGGCTGTTTTAGAACGCAGAAAACTTATTGAAGCTGAGAAGTTACAGCGTCTTGCTGAAACACAGCGAAAAAAGGAAGAGGCACAAGTTAGAAGGGAAGAGGAACGCAAAGCATCAAATGCAGCACGTGAAGCAAGGGCAATCATTCAGCTTCGGAGGAGGGAGGAAAGAGCGAAAGCACAGCAAGAGGAAGCTGAGCTGCTGGCACAGAAATTAGCTGAGAGACTTAGTGAAAGTGAACAGCGTCGCAAATTTTACCTGGAGCAAATACGGGAGAGAGCTTCTATGGATTTCAGGGATCAATCTTCACCTTTAATGCGCCGATCAATGTATAAGGAGGGTCAAGGTCGAACAACACCAACCAATAGCAGTGAAGATTATCAAGTAAACAATGTTACAGGGGCAGGAAGTTCTACTCTTGCTGCAGGAAAAGCATTGTTGCAACATTCAATGAAACGGCGGATTAAAAAGATTCGGCAAAGACTTATGGCTCTCAGATATGAGTTCACCGAGCCTCTAGCTAGTTCTGAGAATACTAGCATTGGGTATAGAATGGCTGTGGGAACTGCCAGAGCAAAATTTGGGAGGTGGCTTCAAGAACTTCAAAGACTTCGGCAGGCAAGAAAAAAAGGTGCCGCAAGTATTGGTCTAATAACAGCTGAAATGATCAAGGTACTCATTTCCACTGTAGAGCAAGATGGTATTATGACATTTCAAACTTTGATCATTTATACTGCTGTACCATTGTGCTTGTATTTGCTAAAGGTGGTGGAAGTTACTGTACAGTAGGACATCAATTAAAAGTTGCTATCCTGATCAATTCCTACTGTAACATTTGTTTTGGTGGACATTGTTTAATGgctgtttcttttttcccttttctgttAGTGGGAAGTTTTGAGGGAATTTTTTCTGTTGAATTCTAATTTATTGCATACAATTTTTTATCAATCAGTTTGTGGAGGGTAAGGATCCTGAGCTGCAAGCTTCTCGACAAGCTGGTCTGCTTGATTTCATTGCTGCTGCTCTGCCTGCCTCTCATACATCAAATCCTGAAACTTGCCAGGTCACCATACACCTCCTGAAACTTTTGAGGGTGGTACTCTCAGCGCCTGCAAACAGGAGTTACTTTCTGTCACAGAATCTCTTACCCCCAATCATCCCCATGCTGTCTGCAGCCCTTGAGAATTATATAAAGATTGCTGCATCTTTAAATGTCCCTGGGAGCACCAACTTGCAATCAAGCAAAACATcagttgaaaattttgaatcaaTCTCTGAAGTTCTCGATAA
This window contains:
- the LOC7487129 gene encoding uncharacterized protein LOC7487129 isoform X4, which gives rise to MENTGEAVDDQGSGWFQVKKKHRSSSKFSLHSSAAGFSEKNGSSCHITQPSSSEKNRNLCGKHVSHHSKGGPNHSINGCGNSANSSSVSNQDENRVFLPHKLLVTQHGEDSGCSKLSPVLITNSNAKVGDTQKMLLKDKPDVPKIKWGDLEDDLLILHGENNSQVVKKFVGEGNNNLVDRMPENNCHFVSHVSSSSNLQENRLVASSVNVDISPDQTFPFTNKEDLHGKNSKDVSETSSQDVEVPSTDGRMVVPNYPQNCKEKITENSKTTDDDFSCSTHPSGGDSVREMKLNVPAGVSELHELKISELTVMSTNSTIIPLDSELLLTGSAAPEISELPVGNGNSGTVMIPQDSELLPPEKTNLEISTEPVTNSHSTTAVIAKDNESLASEKYVPEISGEVAVTASVDDPQGPPDVALHNELFKVHRTGFLGECDTGESKERFRERLWCFLFENLNWAVDELYLLCELECDVGQMKEAILVLEEAASDFKELTRRVQEFENVKRSSPQSIDVKCLKSEHHRPHAMSWEVRRMTTSSQRAEILSSSLEAFKKIQQERANMLAANNAKIMGLEYSNSHDVSVDHLNKSAGKSDVMLSAKDSVMKSRKQSGGSYSTQGNLNNKKQNIDLGRFNKVNFVKNVNDAPRNVSSSSANSSMLLFRDNSASGFVKGIQETEADMLLHKKDKTFSETAIEKNLKSAENTTKKQIPLSEKDKERRNSSSRKSMDAWKERRNWEDILSSPFCVSSRLSNSPGISRKSAERARILHAKLMSPDKKKKTAFDLKREAEEKHARAMRIRSELENERVQKLQRTSEKLNRVNEWQAVRTMKLREGMYARHQRSESRHEAFLAQVVRRAGDESSKVNEVRFITSLNEENKKLMLRQKLHDSELRRAEKLQVIKTKQKEDMAREEAVLERRKLIEAEKLQRLAETQRKKEEAQVRREEERKASNAAREARAIIQLRRREERAKAQQEEAELLAQKLAERLSESEQRRKFYLEQIRERASMDFRDQSSPLMRRSMYKEGQGRTTPTNSSEDYQVNNVTGAGSSTLAAGKALLQHSMKRRIKKIRQRLMALRYEFTEPLASSENTSIGYRMAVGTARAKFGRWLQELQRLRQARKKGAASIGLITAEMIKFVEGKDPELQASRQAGLLDFIAAALPASHTSNPETCQVTIHLLKLLRVVLSAPANRSYFLSQNLLPPIIPMLSAALENYIKIAASLNVPGSTNLQSSKTSVENFESISEVLDNFLWTVGTVIGHASSDEQQVQMQDGLLELLIAYQVIHRLRDLFALYDRPQVEGSPFPSSILLSIHLLVALTYRPGTNSSINWESSPVKTVLRFENQEAKPVENADFQYSSAVVTSEDYRPTLFVLNCSTVVSPPNVSDDIHIDESCNINEIKESVSLSKDGEQKPHSSVELNIANTNTRDGQDEAQKNLIEEKDEKQFVSDCAEHKNNVMLNMKEPVAFLLSAISETGLVSLPSLLTAVLLQANNRLTSEQGSYILPSNFEEVATGVLKVLNNLALLDIVFMQRMLVGFLLLECLSLLGYFALFHSENQAVLRWGKSPTILHKTDMRSAICVLQ
- the LOC7487129 gene encoding uncharacterized protein LOC7487129 isoform X2; the protein is MENTGEAVDDQGSGWFQVKKKHRSSSKFSLHSSAAGFSEKNGSSCHITQPSSSEKNRNLCGKHVSHHSKGGPNHSINGCGNSANSSSVSNQDENRVFLPHKLLVTQHGEDSGCSKLSPVLITNSNAKVGDTQKMLLKDKPDVPKIKWGDLEDDLLILHGENNSQVVKKFVGEGNNNLVDRMPENNCHFVSHVSSSSNLQENRLVASSVNVDISPDQTFPFTNKEDLHGKNSKDVSETSSQDVEVPSTDGRMVVPNYPQNCKEKITENSKTTDDDFSCSTHPSGGDSVREMKLNVPAGVSELHELKISELTVMSTNSTIIPLDSELLLTGSAAPEISELPVGNGNSGTVMIPQDSELLPPEKTNLEISTEPVTNSHSTTAVIAKDNESLASEKYVPEISGEVAVTASVDDPQGPPDVALHNELFKVHRTGFLGECDTGESKERFRERLWCFLFENLNWAVDELYLLCELECDVGQMKEAILVLEEAASDFKELTRRVQEFENVKRSSPQSIDVKCLKSEHHRPHAMSWEVRRMTTSSQRAEILSSSLEAFKKIQQERANMLAANNAKIMGLEYSNSHDVSVDHLNKSAGKSDVMLSAKDSVMKSRKQSGGSYSTQGNLNNKKQNIDLGRFNKVNFVKNVNDAPRNVSSSSANSSMLLFRDNSASGFVKGIQETEADMLLHKKDKTFSETAIEKNLKSAENTTKKQIPLSEKDKERRNSSSRKSMDAWKERRNWEDILSSPFCVSSRLSNSPGISRKSAERARILHAKLMSPDKKKKTAFDLKREAEEKHARAMRIRSELENERVQKLQRTSEKLNRVNEWQAVRTMKLREGMYARHQRSESRHEAFLAQVVRRAGDESSKVNEVRFITSLNEENKKLMLRQKLHDSELRRAEKLQVIKTKQKEDMAREEAVLERRKLIEAEKLQRLAETQRKKEEAQVRREEERKASNAAREARAIIQLRRREERAKAQQEEAELLAQKLAERLSESEQRRKFYLEQIRERASMDFRDQSSPLMRRSMYKEGQGRTTPTNSSEDYQVNNVTGAGSSTLAAGKALLQHSMKRRIKKIRQRLMALRYEFTEPLASSENTSIGYRMAVGTARAKFGRWLQELQRLRQARKKGAASIGLITAEMIKFVEGKDPELQASRQAGLLDFIAAALPASHTSNPETCQVTIHLLKLLRVVLSAPANRSYFLSQNLLPPIIPMLSAALENYIKIAASLNVPGSTNLQSSKTSVENFESISEVLDNFLWTVGTVIGHASSDEQQVQMQDGLLELLIAYQVIHRLRDLFALYDRPQVEGSPFPSSILLSIHLLVALTYRPGTNSSINWESSPVKTVLRFENQEAKPVENADFQYSSAVVTSEDYRPTLFVLNCSTVVSPPNVSDDIHIDESCNINEIKESVSLSKDGEQKPHSSVELNIANTNTRDGQDEAQKNLIEEKDEKQFVSDCAEHKNNVMLNMKEPVAFLLSAISETGLVSLPSLLTAVLLQANNRLTSEQGSYILPSNFEEVATGVLKVLNNLALLDIVFMQRMLVGFLLLECLSLLGYFALFHSENQAVLRWGKSPTILHKICDLPFVFFSDTELIPVLAGALVAACYGCEQNKCVVQQELSMDMLVSLLQSCRNVSPAMRSNPIVENLPTEDANESNQQISELKKSSQGDILQRSNRYNSRSMRVSTGKAGTFGNSIRGGKMRSQRDGKTTKTSEEMALKHNPVAPQTSMMLHCRFPSSFMDRAEQFFTAGMTNVADEV